One Chionomys nivalis chromosome 4, mChiNiv1.1, whole genome shotgun sequence genomic region harbors:
- the LOC130873006 gene encoding translation machinery-associated protein 7-like translates to MSDWEGGKKKLLKQPKNQAKEMDEEDKAFKQKQKEEQKKLEELKAKAVGKGPLATGGIKKSGKK, encoded by the coding sequence ATGTCGGACTGGGAAGGTGGCAAAAAGAAGCTCCTGAAACAGCCCAAGAACCAGGCCAAAGAAATGGACGAGGAAGATAAGGCTTtcaagcagaaacaaaaagaggagcagaagaaacTCGAGGAGCTAAAAGCCAAGGCCGTGGGGAAGGGACCCCTGGCCACAGGTGGAATTAAGAAATCTGGCAAAAAGTAA